Proteins co-encoded in one Puntigrus tetrazona isolate hp1 chromosome 20, ASM1883169v1, whole genome shotgun sequence genomic window:
- the LOC122324834 gene encoding potassium channel subfamily K member 9-like: MRCVDSTGTCAPVVLKEQLSVPRRNETALSPQSLRLASFALTMKRQNIRTLVLIICTFTYLLVGAAVFDALESKMEITQKKILDDRKRELMDKYNLSKVNFDELERVVLQLKPHKAGVQWRFAGSFYFAITVITTIGYGHAAPGTDAGKAFCMFYAVLGIPLTLVMFQSLGERMNTFVKYMLKRIKKCCGMRITEVSMENMVTVGFFSCMGTLCIGAAAFSHYEDWSFFQSYYYCFITLTTIGFGDFVALQKNKALQRKPLYVAFSFMYILVGLTVIGAFLNLVVLRFLTMNSEDERRDAEERASLAGNRSSMIIHIQEDTLQRSRRRREQQQQRYRSEVTDLQSVCSCMHYHSHEFGSSVGLGLGMGGGGSGVGGAFPHQNSFGSQLSPHQYHHYHSTVSYRIEEISPSTLKNSFLPSPISSVSPGLHSFTENLRLMRRRKSI, from the exons ATGAGATGTGTCGACTCAACAGGCACATGTGCACCCGTGGTGCTGAAGGAACAGCTCAGTGTGCCCCGTCGCAATGAAACAGCCCTCAGTCCTCAAAGTTTGCGGCTCGCTTCATTCGCTCTGACCATGAAGAGACAAAACATCAGGACCCTCGTCTTAATCATCTGCACTTTCACTTATTTGCTCGTCGGGGCGGCTGTTTTTGACGCTTTAGAGTCTAAGATGGAGATCACCCAAAAGAAGATCCTGGACGATCGGAAGCGAGAGCTAATGGACAAGTACAACTTGAGCAAAGTGAATTTCGACGAGCTGGAGCGGGTCGTGCTGCAGCTGAAGCCGCACAAGGCTGGGGTCCAGTGGAGGTTCGCCGGCTCCTTTTACTTCGCCATCACGGTCATTACCACCATAG GTTATGGCCATGCGGCTCCAGGTACAGATGCTGGAAAGGCGTTCTGCATGTTTTATGCAGTGCTTGGAATCCCTCTGACGCTGGTGATGTTCCAAAGCCTCGGTGAGAGGATGAACACTTTCGTGAAGTACATGCTGAAGCGCATCAAAAAGTGCTGCGGGATGCGCATCACGGAAGTCTCCATGGAGAACATGGTGACCGTGGGCTTCTTCTCCTGCATGGGAACGCTCTGCATCGGCGCAGCAGCTTTCTCCCACTATGAGGACTGGAGTTTCTTTCAGTCCTATTACTATTGTTTCATAACGCTcaccaccatcgggttcggggacTTTGTGGCCCTGCAGAAGAACAAAGCTTTGCAGAGAAAGCCCCTCTATGTGGCGTTCAGCTTCATGTACATCCTAGTGGGGCTGACGGTCATCGGGGCCTTTCTCAATCTGGTGGTCCTTCGTTTCTTGACCATGAACAGCGAGGACGAGCGGCGGGATGCCGAGGAGAGGGCTTCCCTGGCGGGGAACCGCAGTAGCATGATCATCCACATCCAGGAGGACACGCTGCAGAGGAGTCGACGGAGACgagaacagcagcagcagcgttACAGATCCGAGGTCACAGATCTCCAATCCGTTTGCTCCTGTATGCACTACCATTCGCACGAGTTCGGGAGCTCGGTGGGCCTCGGGTTGGGAATGGGAGGAGGAGGAAGCGGTGTTGGCGGCGCATTTCCGCATCAGAACTCGTTCGGCTCCCAGTTGAGCCCTCATCAGTACCATCACTACCACTCGACGGTGTCCTACCGCATAGAGGAGATCTCGCCGAGCACGCTAAAAAACAGCTTTCTTCCCTCCCCCATCAGCTCCGTCTCGCCCGGGCTGCACAGCTTCACAGAAAACCTTCGGCTCATGAGACGACGCAAGTCCATCTGA